The Lysobacter enzymogenes genome window below encodes:
- a CDS encoding LiaI-LiaF-like domain-containing protein yields MKSHVVGALILIVIGTLFLLNNLGFTNLSVTKLLVTWWPAILIAVGLGLLFKRN; encoded by the coding sequence ATGAAATCCCACGTCGTCGGCGCCCTGATCCTGATCGTCATCGGCACCTTGTTCCTGCTCAACAACCTGGGCTTCACCAATCTCAGCGTGACCAAGCTGTTGGTGACCTGGTGGCCGGCGATCCTGATCGCGGTCGGCCTGGGCCTGTTGTTCAAGCGCAACTGA
- a CDS encoding hemagglutinin repeat-containing protein: MTPLPSFLPRAAAVGAGRRPVLKPLAAALTVLCAALAAPPGYGQIVAAPDAPGAQRPVLLTAPNGVPLINIQTPSAAGVSRNVYQQFNVDPQGAILNNARTNAQTQLGGWVQGNPQLAGGGARVILNEVNGGDPSRLRGYLEVAGQRAEVVIANPAGIAVDGGGFINASRATLTTGTPQLSAIGGLDGYLVRGGTVSIEGKGLDLSRTDYAAILARAVQANAGIWAGELKVVTGANRIDADHGRIETIAAGGAAPAYALDVAALGGMYAGKIALIGTEAGLGVRNAGTVQAASAQAGAGLAGAGQLVVTSAGRLENLGTLQGTTDVALSAAALANSGRVSSGGNLKIATQGDLSNAAAGKGGTIEGGRLELGSASGDVDNRGGTLRQTSRAGVVLNAPKLSNVGGVIGQEPIAQTPTPGTDPGTPGGGTPGGGTPGGGTPGTGTPGTGTPGTREPGGGIVPPPYVPLSPGAIAAAGALRNDGGRIYLGGAIDLDSADLDNRGGSLSVARMSIAQPRFDNRGGTLDVSERFDARVEQFDNRGGKLNAGRLNIAASGELLNQDGTLSSTGDAALSVGGRFDNARGTVAANGALSIAAAAALDNRGGTLASNRDAAIGAGALDNGKGTIQSAQGNARLSIAGAFDNGDGQTAAAGDLNVSARELSNRGQLRAGNDAALALTAGLSNSGAITAGRHLNVAAGSVAGDSGGVLGAGVQADGKLGAAGDLRVDASGAVVVRGTQLAAGGASLSGASLDLSGGQTSAAEIALRARQGDVLASRANVVASGRLSIDADAAATQSLVNEGGRLQGGQIELRAGNLRNAQGGEIVQTGTAAALLSARGTLSNDGGRIAVNAADLSLRGATIGNAGGKIEHAGSGTLSIAGGRFDGDNGQIAGNGALAVDLSGAFNHNGAKTGAKQVSIQAGSLANRGGQIVHGGDGEARVSVAGALDNDGGAIAANAAARIQAGSLSNRGGSLRAAQNSDLRIDVAQTLDNRGNGDIAAGGNAVLRVGALDNSGGRIAAVADLDVQALAALNNLGGTLAANGNARLSAERLDNSGGTIAAVRGGLQVATVSTTRNDAGKLQSGGALSLSNGGFSNAGGQVFGDSVSIDTRGQALDNRGKGVIAATQGLDLSSGALNNDAGLIQSGKALRIDTHGAALSNADAAGGANGQGGISSGDTLTLTAGAVDNRAGSIAAKRALVADTGAFANTGGGVVLGEDSVLIDTHGAGYDNRGGQTLAKSDLTLRAGAIDNTGALIRALGAVSLQAGSVVNAATQGAGQGIEGRDVNLAAATLDNRSGAIRADRNVVLASAGRIDNSGGLMSAADTLDILDPNRANPGAKTLELVNTGGTLVADKNLRIDAAGFSGDGRVLSNQDLSIALSRDVVQTGEVAANRDLSYATAGTLTQQGKLMAGRTLTVSAATLDNRAGGEIVGATTVVGTGHLINRGLIDGRDTRIDAGTVDNLGSGRIYGDNVSIGAGTVNNDVEGAQSGTIAARATLDIGAGTINNREHALIFSAGDMSLGGALDAQRRATGRGGTLNNLSAEIESLGDMAIAMNRINNHDVHLRIGTPANPAKAPLIAIAPIGADRMYLPDEVIYAPGSPFVYARNPDGSPGELLSSEGYGLWTTIYAVTEDTATDADPSRIVSGGDMLLDGNLHNRGSRIVAGGDLTTVGEVFNEGLNGNRNIKRVFTVINHEGKLVGGGALSDINETFELNKYEPQRNVNAVQGYNPGAAGATGVNAAIGGAGAVGGAGAQTMIEVPANVGGVARASGAAAGAANGGAGADGTGGSESVPMVVRTRSPDATVPRASLFGLRPDSASRYLIETDPRFTDQRRWLSSDYLLSRLGMDGNLTQKRLGDGFYEQKLIREQIAQLTGYRYLEGFGNDEAQYAALMNAGATFAAQYGLRPGVALSAAQMAQLTSDIVWLVEQTVALPGGGSQRVLVPQVYVRVRPGDIDGSGALLSGATTRIDSAGGVVNTSTIAGRQLLAINAQNIDNLGGRMDGGQVNLNALHDLNNIGGSINARDAAMLTAGNDINIRTTTGNAIGLLTGSNIDRIAGVYVSNPGGILLASAGRDVNLAGAVLANAGADGRTLVKAGRDVTVGTVTQGYSAYATGRSGNTKASGMAAQTSEVGSAILGGGSVAIVAGHDVNARAATVAAAGTLAVDAGNDIRIDAGVRADSVLTTQESSGRKMLVRSSSSKLDGENSVSAIGSNLSGRDVVLSAGNDLIVRGSEVNAERQAVLSAGRDVRIESAQEYKQTASFSSSKSSGLSRGIAEGINYTSNKASQFKIGNGVSQAGSRITGTDVSIDAGRDAQIVASKVLADRDIAITAGRNIDILAAYNTDSTMSASDKNDLSRNLKPGAAPNQTLYSRTRKGEDGTGQTSKAVTSTLSANGGNLSLIAGVDAKYQGTGQGNVTTEGANLLAKDRVGISGNAVNLMAATSTEFSKKHTESSSHTLGAELSGTVGGKITGLYKQLEKARTATDKREQGAAALKAGYDAYKFANDDSLGKKIAGGVDQAAIDKAVAAGSSEAAMGNSPGGAAFGVSVSENRSRSREDTATFSTTQRGTEIQAGRIDVTARESDINIQGGKLQARDIALDAKRDVNLFAAQNTSATLGSSSGSSFGGGATVGFGSQNGVSVQVSMGGSRGRTTGFEVVHDNARLTATDSLSIKSGRDTNLRGAQLAGESVKLDVGRDLNIETLQDVTQYASDKSSRGLDLSLCIPPICYGEYVSVTAKYSSESVDHSYRSAGGQSGITAGSGGYDIRVRGNTDLVGGAIVSTATPDKNRLSTASLTSRDLENQQATSSSSSSVNLSFSSGSNAYAQGTGLGDQLLANAGRNLRSNLAAGSNGLPADGEQRSHTLSVISPGSVTITGTGDAGIDARSADNVAALTVRDPKTANDPLKNSLTLQQAAEIPKRQAEAQKRLELADKVGGVISGAIGDISGALNKELQDQENKRAAAAKEEPSKITAWADGSLEKTALHGLAGLIQAKIAEGNGSAGFLTGALNEQLAPLMAQFLESQGIKRDSVAFKELMKTGSTLLGIAVGTAAGGRTDVEINAAVASNGTSQNFLKHDQAAQMKRDFDACKARGSACGDEEIKAIASRYMALSQQNIDQVRAYIRAGDVAGVAALEGQAATAAAIDEAIPFGYGGMADVFRGWQNNIHQLGTVGGVGAIGGTDVQQATEVAQFRRDYCVGMSGGACDEAVKQALDDRVARYWALSAISAGVPLAVRAVGGLRPSTRTPAPARTPQEPSPIVGDGDLPNVYDLQKQQVARQVRQMTLADIEGPSVFVMPEQGQRISGQNAGVRLGAWGDGPNGLGTEIVQQLSPGGRSLMNGRGNGPDYIGGQIDTAKKIISGFEIKTTDTDNRQRVGDLPTRMRDWITEAATGKIKGQPISAADQAYAQGLNDLLQQGYTIKAYVVEVAVPKQGQTARPTVMVTPFPVPKGTPRPGTAPPLPPPPSKN; this comes from the coding sequence ATGACTCCCCTCCCGAGCTTCCTGCCTCGCGCCGCCGCTGTCGGCGCGGGGCGCCGCCCTGTGTTGAAGCCGCTGGCCGCCGCGCTGACGGTGCTGTGCGCCGCGCTCGCGGCGCCGCCCGGCTACGGCCAGATCGTCGCCGCGCCCGACGCGCCCGGCGCGCAACGGCCGGTGCTGCTGACCGCGCCGAACGGCGTGCCGCTGATCAACATCCAGACCCCGTCGGCCGCCGGGGTCAGCCGCAACGTCTACCAGCAGTTCAACGTCGATCCGCAGGGCGCGATCCTCAACAACGCCCGCACCAACGCCCAGACCCAGCTCGGCGGCTGGGTCCAGGGCAATCCGCAACTGGCCGGCGGCGGCGCTCGGGTCATCCTCAACGAAGTCAACGGCGGCGATCCCAGCCGTCTGCGCGGCTATCTGGAAGTCGCCGGCCAACGCGCCGAAGTGGTGATCGCCAACCCCGCCGGCATCGCGGTCGACGGCGGCGGCTTCATCAACGCCAGCCGCGCGACCCTGACCACCGGCACGCCGCAGCTCAGCGCGATCGGCGGCCTCGACGGCTACCTGGTCCGCGGCGGCACCGTCAGCATCGAAGGCAAGGGCCTGGACCTGAGCCGCACCGACTACGCCGCGATCCTGGCGCGCGCGGTCCAGGCCAACGCCGGCATCTGGGCCGGCGAGCTCAAGGTGGTGACCGGCGCCAACCGCATCGACGCCGATCACGGGCGCATCGAAACGATCGCGGCCGGCGGCGCCGCGCCGGCCTACGCGCTCGACGTGGCCGCGCTCGGCGGCATGTACGCCGGCAAGATCGCGCTGATCGGCACCGAGGCGGGATTGGGCGTGCGCAACGCCGGCACCGTGCAGGCGGCGTCGGCGCAAGCCGGCGCGGGCCTGGCCGGCGCCGGGCAGCTCGTGGTCACCAGCGCCGGCCGGCTGGAAAATCTCGGCACCCTGCAAGGCACCACCGACGTCGCGCTCAGCGCCGCGGCGCTGGCCAACAGCGGGCGCGTGTCCAGCGGCGGCAACCTCAAGATCGCCACGCAGGGCGACCTGAGCAATGCCGCGGCGGGCAAGGGCGGCACCATCGAAGGCGGCCGGCTGGAACTGGGCAGCGCCAGCGGCGACGTCGACAACCGCGGCGGCACCTTGCGCCAGACCAGCCGCGCGGGCGTGGTCTTGAACGCGCCGAAGCTCAGCAACGTCGGCGGCGTCATCGGCCAGGAACCGATCGCGCAGACGCCGACCCCAGGCACCGACCCCGGCACGCCCGGCGGCGGCACTCCGGGCGGCGGCACGCCCGGCGGCGGCACCCCGGGCACCGGCACGCCCGGCACCGGCACGCCCGGCACCCGCGAACCCGGCGGCGGCATCGTCCCGCCGCCTTACGTGCCGCTCTCGCCCGGCGCGATCGCCGCGGCCGGCGCCTTGCGCAACGACGGCGGCCGGATCTACCTCGGCGGCGCGATCGATCTCGACAGCGCCGACCTCGACAACCGCGGCGGCAGCCTCAGCGTCGCGCGCATGAGCATCGCCCAGCCGCGCTTCGACAATCGCGGCGGCACCCTGGATGTCAGCGAACGGTTCGACGCCCGCGTCGAACAGTTCGACAACCGCGGCGGCAAGCTCAACGCCGGCCGCCTGAACATCGCCGCCAGCGGCGAACTGCTGAACCAGGACGGCACGCTGTCGAGCACCGGCGATGCCGCGCTGAGCGTCGGCGGCCGCTTCGACAACGCCCGCGGCACGGTCGCGGCGAACGGCGCGCTGAGCATCGCCGCCGCTGCCGCGCTGGACAACCGCGGCGGCACGCTGGCGTCCAATCGCGATGCCGCGATCGGCGCCGGCGCGCTCGACAACGGCAAGGGCACGATCCAATCGGCGCAGGGCAACGCGCGCCTGAGCATCGCCGGCGCGTTCGACAACGGCGACGGACAGACCGCCGCCGCGGGCGACCTCAACGTGTCCGCGCGCGAACTCAGCAACCGCGGCCAGCTGCGCGCGGGCAACGATGCCGCGCTGGCGCTGACCGCCGGTTTGAGCAACAGCGGTGCGATCACCGCCGGGCGCCATTTGAACGTCGCCGCCGGCAGCGTCGCCGGCGACAGCGGCGGCGTGCTCGGCGCCGGCGTGCAGGCCGACGGCAAGCTCGGCGCGGCCGGCGACCTGCGCGTGGACGCCAGCGGTGCGGTGGTCGTGCGCGGCACCCAGCTCGCCGCCGGCGGCGCCAGCCTCAGCGGCGCCAGCCTGGACCTGTCCGGCGGCCAGACCAGCGCGGCCGAGATCGCGCTGCGCGCGCGCCAGGGCGACGTGCTCGCGAGTCGGGCCAACGTGGTCGCGAGCGGCCGCCTCAGCATCGATGCCGATGCCGCCGCGACGCAGTCGCTGGTCAACGAAGGCGGCCGCTTGCAGGGCGGCCAGATCGAACTGCGCGCCGGCAACCTCCGCAACGCCCAGGGCGGCGAGATCGTCCAGACCGGCACCGCCGCGGCGCTGCTGTCCGCGCGCGGCACGCTCAGCAACGACGGCGGCCGCATCGCGGTCAACGCGGCCGACCTGAGCCTGCGCGGCGCGACCATCGGCAACGCCGGCGGCAAGATCGAGCACGCCGGCAGCGGCACGCTGAGCATCGCCGGCGGCCGCTTCGACGGCGACAACGGCCAGATCGCCGGCAACGGCGCGCTCGCGGTCGACCTCAGCGGCGCGTTCAACCACAACGGCGCCAAGACCGGCGCCAAACAGGTGTCGATCCAGGCCGGTTCGCTGGCCAACCGCGGCGGCCAGATCGTCCACGGCGGCGACGGCGAAGCGCGCGTGAGCGTCGCCGGCGCGCTCGACAACGACGGCGGCGCGATCGCCGCCAACGCCGCGGCGCGGATCCAGGCCGGCAGCCTCAGCAACCGCGGCGGCAGCCTGCGCGCCGCGCAGAACTCCGACCTGCGCATCGACGTGGCGCAGACCCTGGACAACCGCGGCAACGGCGACATCGCCGCCGGCGGCAACGCGGTGCTGCGCGTCGGCGCGCTCGACAACAGCGGCGGCCGCATCGCCGCGGTCGCCGACCTGGACGTGCAGGCGCTCGCGGCGCTGAACAACCTCGGCGGCACGCTCGCGGCCAACGGCAATGCGCGGCTCTCGGCCGAGCGGCTCGACAACAGCGGCGGCACGATCGCCGCGGTGCGCGGCGGCCTGCAAGTCGCCACCGTGTCGACGACCCGCAACGACGCCGGCAAGCTGCAGTCCGGCGGCGCGCTGAGCCTGAGCAACGGCGGATTCAGCAATGCCGGCGGACAGGTGTTCGGCGACAGCGTGTCGATCGATACCCGCGGGCAGGCCTTGGACAACCGCGGCAAGGGCGTGATCGCCGCGACCCAGGGCCTGGATCTGAGCTCCGGCGCGTTGAACAACGACGCCGGCCTGATCCAGTCCGGCAAGGCGCTGCGCATCGACACCCACGGCGCGGCGCTGAGCAACGCCGACGCCGCTGGCGGCGCCAACGGCCAGGGCGGCATCAGCAGCGGCGACACGCTGACGTTGACGGCCGGCGCGGTCGACAACCGCGCCGGCTCGATCGCGGCCAAGCGCGCGCTCGTCGCCGACACCGGCGCCTTCGCCAACACCGGCGGCGGCGTGGTGCTCGGCGAAGACAGTGTGCTGATCGACACCCACGGCGCGGGCTACGACAACCGCGGCGGCCAGACCTTGGCCAAGAGCGACCTGACCCTGCGCGCCGGCGCGATCGACAACACCGGCGCGCTGATCCGCGCGCTCGGCGCGGTGTCGCTGCAAGCCGGCAGCGTCGTCAACGCGGCGACCCAGGGCGCGGGGCAGGGCATCGAAGGACGCGACGTCAACCTCGCCGCGGCGACGCTGGACAACCGCAGCGGCGCGATCCGCGCCGACCGCAACGTGGTCCTCGCCAGCGCCGGACGCATCGACAACAGCGGCGGCCTGATGTCGGCCGCAGACACCCTGGACATCCTCGATCCCAACCGCGCCAATCCCGGCGCCAAGACGCTGGAGCTGGTCAACACCGGCGGCACCCTGGTCGCCGACAAGAACCTGCGCATCGACGCCGCCGGTTTCAGCGGCGACGGCCGGGTGCTGTCGAACCAGGACCTGAGCATCGCGCTGAGCCGCGACGTGGTCCAGACCGGCGAAGTCGCCGCCAACCGCGACCTCAGCTACGCCACCGCCGGCACCCTGACCCAGCAAGGCAAGCTGATGGCGGGGCGGACGTTGACCGTCAGCGCGGCGACGCTCGACAACCGCGCCGGCGGCGAAATCGTCGGCGCCACCACCGTGGTCGGCACCGGGCACCTCATCAACCGCGGCCTGATCGACGGCCGCGACACCCGCATCGACGCCGGCACCGTCGACAACCTCGGCAGCGGCCGCATCTACGGCGACAACGTCTCGATCGGCGCCGGCACCGTCAACAACGACGTCGAGGGCGCCCAGTCCGGCACCATCGCCGCGCGCGCCACGCTCGACATCGGCGCGGGCACGATCAACAACCGCGAGCACGCGCTGATCTTCAGCGCCGGCGACATGAGCCTCGGCGGCGCGCTCGACGCGCAACGCCGCGCGACCGGCCGCGGCGGCACGCTCAACAATCTCAGCGCCGAGATCGAATCGCTCGGCGACATGGCCATCGCCATGAACCGGATCAACAACCACGACGTACACCTGCGCATCGGCACGCCGGCCAATCCGGCCAAGGCGCCGCTGATCGCGATCGCGCCGATCGGCGCGGACCGCATGTACCTGCCCGACGAGGTCATCTACGCGCCGGGGTCGCCGTTCGTGTACGCGCGCAATCCCGACGGCTCGCCGGGGGAATTGCTCTCCAGCGAAGGCTACGGCCTGTGGACGACGATCTACGCGGTGACCGAGGACACCGCGACCGACGCCGACCCCTCGCGCATCGTGTCCGGCGGCGACATGCTGCTGGACGGCAACCTGCACAACCGCGGCAGCCGCATCGTCGCCGGCGGCGACCTGACCACCGTCGGCGAAGTCTTCAACGAAGGGCTCAACGGCAACCGCAACATCAAGCGGGTGTTCACCGTCATCAACCACGAGGGCAAGCTGGTCGGCGGCGGCGCGCTGTCCGACATCAACGAAACCTTCGAACTCAACAAGTACGAGCCGCAACGCAACGTCAACGCGGTGCAGGGCTACAACCCGGGCGCCGCCGGCGCTACCGGCGTCAACGCCGCGATCGGCGGCGCCGGCGCGGTCGGCGGGGCTGGCGCGCAAACCATGATCGAAGTGCCGGCCAACGTCGGCGGCGTCGCGCGCGCGTCCGGCGCCGCGGCCGGCGCGGCCAATGGCGGCGCCGGTGCCGACGGCACCGGCGGTTCCGAATCGGTGCCGATGGTGGTGCGCACGCGTTCGCCCGATGCGACGGTGCCGCGCGCCAGCCTGTTCGGCCTGCGCCCGGATTCGGCCAGCCGTTACCTGATCGAAACCGATCCGCGCTTCACCGACCAGCGCCGCTGGCTCAGCAGCGACTACCTGCTCAGCCGCCTCGGCATGGACGGCAACCTGACCCAGAAGCGCCTCGGCGACGGTTTCTACGAGCAGAAGCTGATCCGCGAGCAGATCGCGCAACTGACCGGTTACCGCTACCTGGAGGGCTTCGGCAACGACGAAGCCCAGTACGCCGCGCTGATGAACGCCGGCGCCACCTTCGCCGCGCAATACGGCCTGCGCCCCGGCGTGGCGCTGAGCGCGGCGCAGATGGCGCAGCTGACCAGCGACATCGTCTGGCTGGTCGAGCAGACCGTGGCCCTGCCCGGCGGCGGCAGCCAGCGCGTGCTGGTGCCGCAGGTGTACGTGCGGGTGCGGCCGGGCGACATCGACGGGTCCGGCGCGCTGCTCAGCGGCGCCACCACCCGCATCGACAGCGCCGGCGGCGTGGTCAACACCAGCACCATCGCCGGCCGCCAGTTGCTGGCGATCAACGCGCAGAACATCGACAACCTCGGCGGGCGCATGGACGGCGGCCAGGTCAACCTCAACGCGCTCCACGATCTGAACAACATCGGCGGCAGCATCAACGCGCGCGACGCGGCGATGCTGACCGCCGGCAACGACATCAACATCCGCACCACCACCGGCAACGCCATTGGTCTGCTGACCGGCAGCAACATCGACCGGATCGCCGGCGTCTACGTCAGCAATCCCGGCGGCATCCTGCTGGCCTCGGCCGGACGCGACGTCAACCTGGCCGGCGCGGTGCTGGCCAATGCCGGCGCGGACGGACGCACCCTGGTCAAGGCCGGGCGCGACGTCACCGTCGGCACGGTGACCCAGGGCTATTCGGCCTATGCCACCGGCCGCAGCGGCAACACCAAGGCCAGCGGCATGGCCGCGCAGACCAGCGAGGTCGGTTCGGCGATCCTCGGCGGCGGCAGCGTCGCCATCGTCGCCGGCCACGACGTCAACGCGCGCGCGGCCACGGTCGCGGCCGCCGGCACCCTGGCGGTCGACGCCGGCAACGACATCCGCATCGATGCCGGCGTGCGCGCCGACTCGGTGCTGACCACGCAGGAATCCTCCGGCCGCAAGATGCTGGTGCGCAGCAGCAGTTCCAAGCTCGACGGCGAGAACAGCGTCAGCGCGATCGGCAGCAATCTGTCCGGGCGCGATGTGGTCCTGTCGGCCGGCAACGACCTGATCGTGCGCGGCAGCGAAGTCAACGCCGAACGCCAGGCGGTGCTTAGCGCCGGCCGCGACGTGCGCATCGAAAGCGCGCAGGAGTACAAGCAGACCGCCAGCTTCTCCTCGAGCAAGAGCAGCGGCCTGTCGCGCGGCATCGCCGAGGGCATCAACTACACCAGCAACAAGGCCAGCCAGTTCAAGATCGGCAACGGCGTCAGCCAGGCCGGCAGCCGCATCACCGGCACCGACGTCAGCATCGACGCCGGCCGCGATGCGCAGATCGTCGCCAGCAAGGTGCTGGCCGACCGCGACATCGCCATCACCGCCGGCCGCAACATCGACATCCTGGCGGCGTACAACACCGACAGCACGATGTCGGCCAGCGACAAGAACGACCTCAGCCGCAACCTCAAGCCGGGCGCGGCGCCGAACCAGACCTTGTACAGCCGCACCCGCAAGGGCGAAGACGGCACCGGCCAGACCAGCAAGGCGGTGACCAGCACCCTCAGCGCCAACGGCGGCAATCTGTCGCTGATCGCCGGCGTCGACGCCAAGTACCAGGGCACGGGGCAGGGCAACGTCACCACCGAAGGCGCCAACCTGCTCGCCAAGGACCGGGTCGGCATTTCCGGCAACGCGGTCAACCTGATGGCGGCGACCTCGACCGAGTTCAGCAAGAAGCACACCGAGAGCAGCAGCCACACCCTCGGCGCCGAGCTGTCGGGCACCGTCGGCGGCAAGATCACCGGCCTGTACAAGCAACTGGAGAAGGCGCGCACCGCCACCGACAAGCGCGAGCAGGGCGCGGCGGCGCTGAAGGCCGGCTACGACGCCTACAAGTTCGCCAACGACGATTCGCTCGGCAAGAAGATCGCCGGCGGCGTCGATCAGGCGGCGATCGACAAGGCGGTGGCCGCCGGCAGCAGCGAAGCGGCGATGGGCAATTCGCCCGGCGGCGCGGCCTTCGGCGTCAGCGTCAGCGAAAACCGCAGCCGCAGCCGCGAAGACACCGCCACCTTCAGCACCACCCAGCGCGGCACCGAAATCCAGGCCGGCCGCATCGACGTCACCGCGCGCGAAAGCGACATCAACATCCAGGGCGGCAAGCTGCAGGCGCGCGACATCGCCCTGGACGCCAAGCGCGACGTGAACCTGTTCGCGGCGCAGAACACCTCGGCGACCCTGGGCAGCAGCTCGGGCAGCTCGTTCGGCGGCGGCGCCACGGTCGGCTTCGGCTCGCAGAACGGCGTCAGCGTGCAGGTCAGCATGGGCGGAAGCCGCGGCCGCACCACCGGCTTCGAGGTCGTCCACGACAACGCCCGCCTGACCGCGACCGATTCGCTGTCGATCAAGAGCGGCCGCGACACCAACCTGCGCGGCGCGCAGCTGGCCGGCGAGAGCGTCAAGCTGGACGTCGGCCGCGATCTCAACATCGAGACCCTGCAGGACGTCACCCAGTACGCCAGCGACAAGAGCAGCCGAGGCCTCGACCTGAGCCTGTGCATTCCGCCGATCTGCTACGGCGAATACGTCTCGGTGACCGCCAAGTACTCCAGCGAATCGGTCGACCACAGCTACCGCAGCGCCGGCGGCCAGAGCGGCATCACCGCGGGCTCGGGCGGCTACGACATCCGCGTGCGCGGCAACACCGATCTGGTCGGCGGCGCCATCGTCAGCACCGCGACGCCGGACAAGAACCGGCTGAGCACCGCCAGCCTGACCAGCCGCGACCTGGAGAACCAGCAGGCGACCAGTTCGTCCAGCAGCAGCGTCAACCTGAGTTTCAGTTCCGGCTCCAACGCCTATGCGCAGGGCACCGGCCTCGGCGATCAGCTCCTGGCCAACGCCGGCCGCAATCTGCGCTCGAACCTGGCGGCCGGCAGCAACGGCCTGCCGGCCGACGGCGAGCAGCGCAGCCATACGCTGAGCGTCATCAGCCCCGGCAGCGTGACCATCACCGGCACCGGCGACGCCGGGATCGACGCGCGCAGCGCGGACAACGTCGCCGCGCTGACCGTGCGCGATCCCAAGACCGCGAACGATCCGCTCAAGAACAGCCTGACCCTGCAGCAGGCCGCAGAGATTCCCAAGCGCCAGGCCGAAGCGCAGAAGCGGCTGGAACTGGCCGACAAGGTCGGCGGAGTGATCTCCGGCGCGATCGGCGACATCAGCGGCGCCTTGAACAAGGAGCTGCAGGACCAGGAGAACAAGCGCGCCGCGGCGGCCAAGGAGGAGCCGAGCAAGATCACCGCCTGGGCCGACGGCTCGCTGGAGAAGACGGCGCTGCACGGCCTGGCCGGGTTGATCCAGGCCAAGATCGCCGAAGGCAACGGTTCGGCCGGCTTCCTCACCGGCGCGTTGAACGAGCAACTCGCGCCGCTGATGGCGCAGTTCCTGGAAAGCCAGGGCATCAAGCGCGACAGCGTCGCGTTCAAGGAGTTGATGAAGACCGGCTCGACCCTGCTCGGGATCGCGGTCGGCACCGCCGCCGGCGGACGCACCGATGTCGAGATCAACGCCGCGGTGGCCAGCAACGGCACCAGCCAGAACTTCCTCAAGCACGATCAGGCCGCGCAGATGAAACGCGACTTCGACGCCTGCAAGGCGCGCGGCAGCGCCTGCGGCGACGAGGAGATCAAGGCGATCGCGAGCCGCTACATGGCGTTGTCGCAGCAGAACATCGATCAGGTCCGCGCCTACATCCGCGCCGGCGACGTCGCCGGCGTGGCGGCGCTGGAAGGGCAGGCCGCGACCGCGGCCGCGATCGACGAGGCGATTCCGTTCGGTTACGGCGGCATGGCCGATGTGTTCCGCGGCTGGCAGAACAACATCCACCAGTTGGGCACGGTCGGCGGCGTCGGCGCGATCGGCGGAACCGACGTGCAGCAGGCGACCGAGGTCGCGCAGTTCCGTCGCGATTACTGCGTCGGCATGAGCGGCGGCGCTTGCGATGAAGCGGTGAAGCAAGCGCTCGACGACCGCGTCGCCCGCTACTGGGCGCTGTCGGCGATCAGCGCGGGCGTGCCGCTCGCGGTGCGCGCGGTCGGCGGGCTGCGGCCGTCGACGCGGACGCCGGCGCCCGCGCGTACGCCGCAAGAACCCTCGCCGATCGTCGGCGACGGCGATCTGCCGAACGTCTACGACCTGCAGAAGCAGCAGGTGGCGCGGCAAGTGCGGCAGATGACCTTGGCCGACATCGAAGGGCCGAGCGTGTTCGTCATGCCCGAGCAGGGTCAGCGCATCAGCGGGCAAAACGCCGGCGTGCGCCTGGGCGCGTGGGGCGACGGGCCCAACGGTCTGGGCACCGAGATCGTCCAGCAGTTGTCGCCCGGCGGACGTTCGCTGATGAACGGCCGCGGCAACGGCCCCGACTACATCGGCGGCCAGATCGACACGGCCAAGAAGATCATCAGCGGCTTCGAGATCAAGACCACCGACACCGACAACCGTCAGCGGGTCGGCGATCTGCCGACGCGGATGCGCGACTGGATCACCGAGGCGGCGACCGGAAAGATCAAGGGCCAGCCGATCAGCGCCGCCGACCAGGCCTATGCGCAAGGCTTGAACGATCTGCTCCAGCAGGGCTACACGATCAAGGCCTATGTGGTCGAAGTCGCGGTGCCGAAGCAGGGGCAAACGGCGCGGCCGACAGTGATGGTGACGCCGTTCCCGGTCCCCAAGGGCACGCCGAGGCCGGGCACCGCGCCGCCGCTGCCGCCGCCGCCGTCCAAGAACTGA